A stretch of DNA from Besnoitia besnoiti strain Bb-Ger1 chromosome II, whole genome shotgun sequence:
GACAGCTGAATTGGTCAAAGGTGTCTCCAACAGCATCTCCGATCTTCTCGTTTTTTCGGACAACATGCGACGCGCGCATGGGACTTTTTTATCAGGATTCCCCAGTCCAGCAGCGGGCGTGAATCGTTTTCGCGCTGGATTATGCACGTGACTGCTTAGCCGAGTTGTCAGTGAGGAAACTCATGCGCGTGAACAGATTCGCACGGGGAATATGTCGCTCCCATCATTGGGAGAGTCGTTTTGTTTCAGTTTTGCTGTTCCACTTGTTTTCTACTCTGAGACGTGTGCGACTGCCACTCGCTCTTCCGCCTGGTTTTCATGTTTAGTTTTGCAAAGGCTGAACCGTCCGTGGGTGACCTCATTCGAAGAGCACATGGAAGTGGACGCGGCGGTTGTCGTTACGTGTACCAGGACATACCGTCTTTCATTACTGCTATGCAATAGGGCAAAACGCCATCCACACTCTTGCGCAGCTAGTCGATTTGCCGCGCGACGGTCGCCATCGAGACACGCTCAACAAAGTCGTGTGTTCTGAATTAGAAGCGCATTTATCGAGCTCGACTGCTGCTTGCCGGCCTCCGGCATTTCCCACTAAGGCGAACCTGTTGACCCCACACCAGGTGTTGCTGTCTGCCATTCGTTCTTAGACTTTCTGAGCTGACGAATCGGACTCGCCAACCTCTCTCAGCACCGTGTCTTGGACCATTTAGGCTGGGCGGGTAAGTGACGTAATTTGTTCCGCTGAGAGACagcgctcccgcggcgcgccgcgaactATTGTGTGCCCTACCATGCCCTGGCAGCACCACCGTTTCAATAAAGCAACAGACTAGTCAGAACGTTTCGGACATAACATCGTAGAACTTTACGCACGTCCAGGGAGGACAAGGCTTTCAAAACTATTGCCTGGTTCCTGGTGCATCTCTCCAGCGGGAACATTCTTACGCGGTTCACGGGGAGAGTGACCCTGTCCCTCCCCGCGCCCCAGTAGCCCGTGTTTTGGCAGCACGAAGACATCTCGCGGACTCGAGCGCGCTCCGAAACCGCACCGCGCCTGCCTCAATGCATTCAAGACAATGCAGCAGCGCTTCCCGCACCGCAGGCTCCGTTAACTTGCAATGAATCGCTGGTCTTACACACTGACGCTAACCTACTGCTTGTATCATTTTTCTTGCATGAGACACTGGCAACAATCTTCACTAACGTCAACCTCGTCACCATGGCGCgactgcagcagaagcgcggAGTGTTGAAGTCGAAGAGTCGCAAATTGATGGCTCTTTGCGCGTGCGGAGTTCTGGCATTGtcaagcggcagcgcgttCGCGGACCCGCTTGCAGCGGCACAGTTTCTGCAGACTTTGGACGACGGGTCGGCTCAGCCTTCCAGCAATGCTGTGTCGTGTTCAGCGGCACAGAAAACGGGGGGCAGCAGTGTTGAGCACCGCATTCTCCTGCTATCGGAGAGTCAGCTCTGTGCCACCTTTGAATGCCCTAAGGAGAGCCAAGCTATTCCAACGGCGTTGACAGACGTGTGCGTCGCCCCTAAACACGAAACGATGGATGCCTGCCGGGAGGCCGGGACAAATCTCAAGGACGTTCTCCAAACAAACAACCCACTAGCATGGACGGTTGCGGACGCCAAGGCCCAGGGAGCAGGGGTAACGCGAACATTGACCCTAAAAAAGGAAGACCTGCCTTTCACGGATAAATCTTTCTTCGTGGGGTGCCAAGCATCAGGTCAGCCACAATCTCCGTGCCAAGTCGACATCACAGTGAAGGCGAGGTCTTCATCCGTCGACGACAAAAACGTCGTCACATGTGCTTACGGCGCCGAGAGCAACCCCAGTGCCCTGCAAGTCCAGATTACAAAGGAGAACAACACACTCACCATTGCGTGTGGAAAAAATGGAACTATCAAGCCGGCGATCTATCAAGATCGCTACTGCGAGGACGAGAAGCTATCGCAGTGTTCCAGGAGCTACAAGGATATTTTGCCCAGGTTCGACAGCTCGTGGTGGACAAAGGAGGGACACGCAGCTTCGGCTGACACATTGAAGCTGACGATCCCTAGGGAGGGTTTTCCAGCTGAGGAGCAGATGTTTTATGTTGGCTGTGCTCCCATGTCTAAGGGTGGCAGCCAGAAGGTCTCTGACGTCGCCGATGTCGAGGAAGATGACAGCCACGCCTCTCTCAAAGGCCAGAGTACTTGCAGGGTGCATGTGACCGTGAGGGCATCAGGTTCCGCTCTGCCTGCAAGCTCCACTGCCTTGATAGCCGCTGGGGGTTTCGGCGCGGCATTTTTGGCGGGCCTTTTCGCGGATGTCTTCTAGACGTCTTCATGACATATTGAACACGGCGGGATTAAACATATGGAGAGAGGTTTAGCAGGGTTTTATCTGCTCGCGCAGCATTTCTGGTTTGAAGGGTTCAGGATGGATTCGTCCACGAAAAAGAGTTTGTACAACACTCACTAGAACAAAACAACAATGCTGTTATTGCTCCTGAGTCCGCCCCATTCCAGTATATCTTAGGGAATAACAACTTACCACTATTTCCCTTCCTGATCGACATCTCGGTAGCACCGTCTACACAGACATGCATCTGGAGACACGAAAAAGGTATACGCCTTCTGTCGTTTCATCCTCCTCTTCGGGAGCCGGACACGGCAGCTTGTTGTGGAGGGCTACAATGATCTTCGCTGCCAGGCCGGTGACCTTGCTATGCACTTCTTTAGCGGGGATGCACAGAGATAATCTTTACATTGGGCTCAAGAGTTACCGGCCTGACTGCATGTCGCTTCCAGAGCAGAAAGCGTGAGGCACCAGTCATATTGGACGTGAAAGTGCTGATGGCACAGCCGTATGACACAGGGTGTTCGGAGATTGTGTGTGGTTCCGGAAGTGTGTGGATCATCGCCGTTGCTCGGGAGACCCTAGCCCACACCTGAGGCTTGCACTCTTTCCAGCATCCCGTCTCCTATGCATCAGATTATCCACACCTTTCTACTTCCTCGTTCTGACAGGCCTCATGTCGACATGATGCCGCACATACAATCGTCGCTGCCCGGAGGCAAGCGGACGGAAGGACGTGCCTCCACATGACCGCTTTGAACCGCGTTGCGTGTCTCGCGTTCTGCGCTTGAGTGGCACCGTTAGAGAAACTTCGATCATCATGTCATACCTCACACGGACGAGCCCTTTCAAATGTGTTTAGACGGCCCCCGTGACGCAAAAGACAACTGTTTGACGAGAGAAATTTCGTCTCTCAGTCGAAGCCACCTTAGCAGGTACAAAGAATGGGAGCAACGACCGAGCAGTTACAGTAACTACACTTCCCTTTTGCCGAGCCGCTCGCTTCGGGAGGATACAACAGCATTCATAGTAGTTAGCAGACCGCCTCTGTCTTTGGCGGCAGC
This window harbors:
- a CDS encoding SAG-related sequence (encoded by transcript BESB_035030), translating into MARLQQKRGVLKSKSRKLMALCACGVLALSSGSAFADPLAAAQFLQTLDDGSAQPSSNAVSCSAAQKTGGSSVEHRILLLSESQLCATFECPKESQAIPTALTDVCVAPKHETMDACREAGTNLKDVLQTNNPLAWTVADAKAQGAGVTRTLTLKKEDLPFTDKSFFVGCQASGQPQSPCQVDITVKARSSSVDDKNVVTCAYGAESNPSALQVQITKENNTLTIACGKNGTIKPAIYQDRYCEDEKLSQCSRSYKDILPRFDSSWWTKEGHAASADTLKLTIPREGFPAEEQMFYVGCAPMSKGGSQKVSDVADVEEDDSHASLKGQSTCRVHVTVRASGSALPASSTALIAAGGFGAAFLAGLFADVF